A window of Methanobacterium formicicum genomic DNA:
GATGGTTTAGTGTCAGATGGTACCTGGGATGATAAAGATATACTCAATCTGGCCATTGATGCTTCACTGAAAGCGGGAGTTACTATTACTGGGGCATTTGATGATGCCAGTGCCTCCTATTTTGGAGGTCTTACCATCACCCACAATCCCCGGCGGGAGATATTCCACCAAGGCCCCCTGGAGGAGCAAAATATATTAATATACATGCCCAATAGAAAGTCACCTACTGCCCAGTCTGATGTGGGTAGGATGAAACTCCTGGCACCCTGGGTAAAACTAGCATTTCAGGAAGCACTGAAGGGCAACATTTACCATGCCCTGACCTTGAACGGAATTTTATACAGTGCAGCTCTCAACTTCAATGCGGGAATTGCACTGGATGCACTGGATGCCGGTGCAAAAGCTGCCGGCCTCTCTGGAACTGGTCCATCATTTGTGGCCATTGTTCCTGATGAAAAATTAGACGATGTTCAGGAAGCCTGGAGTATATATCCTGGAAAACTCATATCAACCCAGGTGGATAACGTGGGAACCCAGGTGGTTAACCATGGATAGGGCAGAAGCATTACAACTGTTGGAAGAATCTCGGAAAAAAATAGACATACTAGATGAAGATATAATAAAAATCATCAAAGAACGAACTTCCCTGGCCACTGATATTCTAAAGGCCAAGTTAGTTCTGGGAATGGAAATCCATGATCCAGAAAGGGAAGAATTTATCCACCATAAAATCCGAGAGATAGCTGTA
This region includes:
- a CDS encoding shikimate kinase, with amino-acid sequence MKAIVRSPGSATVINAISTGCGSAFGINLHVTVKASLKPSKKTFTADRDVDTALMEICVDEVLKKLEVDTGIDIKTSSTLPVASGLSSSSATSNAVVLATYQALLNDGLVSDGTWDDKDILNLAIDASLKAGVTITGAFDDASASYFGGLTITHNPRREIFHQGPLEEQNILIYMPNRKSPTAQSDVGRMKLLAPWVKLAFQEALKGNIYHALTLNGILYSAALNFNAGIALDALDAGAKAAGLSGTGPSFVAIVPDEKLDDVQEAWSIYPGKLISTQVDNVGTQVVNHG
- a CDS encoding chorismate mutase → MDRAEALQLLEESRKKIDILDEDIIKIIKERTSLATDILKAKLVLGMEIHDPEREEFIHHKIREIAVEQGIDEDSLTQIIMILTDLSKKEQQKIQGGKAHGKH